GTTTTCGTTGGAAGCCTCGTACGTGACGCCGCGCGGCGTCGTCTCGAAATAGTAGACCTGACTGCCCGAGTTGCTCGTGTCGACCCCGATGCCGACGAAATCGTCGACGCCGAAGCCGACGTCGTTAGCGGTCTGCGACGCGGAGATCGCCGCACCGGTTTGCTCGGACGTGAACGCGACGTAGAGATTCTTGTCGTCGTAGAGCAGATACGCCGTCGTCGGAAAGCGCGACGGCGAGCGCGTGGTCACGTTCTGCCAAGGGCCGCTTCCCAGCGGAATCTTCCCCGCCGCCCACGCCGGATCGGCGAGGGTTGGATCGAGCGTCAGCGGATGCGGCGCACGCGCCACGGTGAAGGTAAAGCTCTCGCTGACCGCCGCGCGCGCGGGAAGGCGCATCAGCGCGAACGCCGCCGCGATGAGGAAGAGTAAACAAAGCGAGCGCATAGTCGGCACGTCAGGCAGCTTTCCCGAAGAGTCTATCATTGAAGAACTCCCGCCGCGGTCAATCTTTTGTCAAATTGACCACTGCCAGACGTTCCAGAACGGCGTCACGGCGTGCGCGGGCCGATACTCGCGCAAATCGGTGTTGATGGCGTCGAGTTGCATCTGGTACCAGAGCACGATAAAGGGAAGCTGCTCTGAAACGATTCGCTGAATTCGCCGATACGCGGCGGCCCGCAGGGCCCGATCGTAAGTGCTCAGCGCGGTGCGTTCGGCGGCATCGAGCTCGGCGCTGCAAAAGTGATAGATATTCCAACCGTTCGGGGGCGCCATCGAGCACATGATCAGAATCGAATCGTCGGGATCCGTGCCGTTCTCCCAGTTCTCGAGCGCGGCGTCGAACTTTCCGGATTGCTCGATTCCTCCCGCGCCGGCGGTTGCGTAGAGTTTGCCCGAGGGAAAATTCTTGATCGTCACGACCACGCCCGCGCGCCCCCACTCTTCCTGGATCAGCGCTTCGGCTGCGGTCATCGTGTTCGAGCCCGTAAAACTGACGAGCGTGAGGTGAAGTTTCCCGGGCGGCCATCCGGCTCGCGCGAGCAACGCCGCCGCGCGCGCCGGATCGTACGGATAGCGCGCCACGTCGGGATTGTACGCCCACGAGAAGGGGGGATGCAGCGAATCGCCCGTCACGGCGACCCCGTGCATCACCTTATTGACGAGCGTGGGTTTATCGATGGCGTACGCCAGCGCGCGGCGCACGCGCACGTCGTTGAGGCCGGGAATCGATGCGTTGAGGCCGACGTCGGTAAACCGATCGATCGGCGTGGTCACGATCCGTGCGCCCGGAATTCCATGAAGCTCGGGCGCGAGTGACTCGGGGGCGCGGTAAAAGAAATCGATGTCGTGCGACTGCAGTTGCGTCAGTATGGTTTCGTCGCTGCCGACGATACGAAAGTCGATTCGGCGCAGGCGCGGTGGCCCGCGCCAATAGGCGTCGTTGGCCACCATTTCGACACGCGCGTTGCGATCGTACGCGACGATGCGAAAGGGTCCGGTGCCGATTGGCAAACCGTTGTAAGCGAGGCGATTGATATCGGGATAGCGGGCCAGCAAGTGCTTTGGAAGAATCACGTCGGGGTGGTTCGCCGGCGCGAAGAACGTGTTGACGAACGGCGCGAAGCGGCGTTTGAGATGAACGACGATCGTGTGCGCGTCGAGGCGGTCGATCCGCGAGATCACGTCGTAACCGACGCGGCTCACGATGAGGTTGCGTGGGTTGAGCATCTGCTGCCACGTGTAGATAACGTCGTCGGCATCGAACGGCGCACCGTCCTGCCACCTGACGTTGCGCCGCAGATGATAGGTGACGCGCAAGCCGTCGCGGCTGATGCCGCCGTTTTCATGCGTTGGCTCGACGACCGCGAGTTCCGGCACCAGCTCGCTGCGGTCGCTCCAGCGAAAAAGATATGCACCCCAGAAGGCCGAGATGTCGATATCGACGGTCTCGGTTCCGAGCAGAAGATTGAGATTATCGGGGTCTTCGCGCTGGGCGATCCGCAGGACGCCGGGAATCGTCCACGGATTGTGACCGGCGCCGCGCTGTTGCACCCGAGTGCAGCCGGCGAGCGCCGCAAGCAATGCGAGTGCGAAGAGCGCTCGCATCAATGATGGTCGGTACGGGGCCGGATCTCGCGCGCTAAGAGCTCGTCGACGAGTTCTACAATGCCGTTAGCGGCCGCATCGAGCAGCGCGCGGCCCTTTTGAGCGGTCGCTTTGGTCGGATCGCCCATCACCCCGCTCTCGCTCAACTGGCTCCAGTGTTCCATCATGATCAGCGGGCCTTCGCCGGCTACTAGATCGGTCCAATAATTCTTGGAGGGGCGATGCGAAAGCTCCGCAACGGCCTGATTCATGTCGACCAAATCGGGACGGAGCGCGAGGTAGAGGGAGGTCTCGAATTCGCAGGCGTGATTCATCCCGCCAATAGGCTCTGATTCACGTAACGAATCGGCCACCGCGCGCACGCCAGGCGCGGCCCAGTAACTAACGGCGGCCGCGAGCGCGTCGGTCTGCACGACGCAAAGCCGCGCGATAATGTCGATGAAGGGCGCATTGCTGCCATGGCCGTTGACCACAAGAATGCGTCGGAAGCCGTGATGCACCAAACTCTTGCAGACGTCGAGGCCGTAGTCGATGAGGGTGTGCGCGTCGATCGTGATGGCGCCGGGAAAATCCATGTGGTGCGGACTATAGCCGTGATTGATCGGCGGGACCAACACCGTTCGATCCGCGGCGCGCGACGCCGCGAGCTCGCAGACGCTCGAGCACAGCAGCAGGTCGGTGTCGATTGGAAGATGCAGTCCGTGATCCTCGAGCGTTGCGATCGGCACGATTGCTACGCACGGCGTCGCCGCGACCGCTTTCACTTCCGGCCACGTCATTTCGCCGTAGCGGTATTTTCTCGCCATCGCTCCGCTATTCTCGCTGAAGCCCATGTCATCCTGAGCTTGTCGAAGGACGACCCTTCGACTCGCGCTGCGCGCTCGCTCAGGACTGCGCTTCGCGCAGGCAAAATTGTGTCATCCTGAGTCGAAGGACGCTGTCATCCTGACCCTTCGACTTGCGCTGCGCGCTCGCTCAGGACTGCGCTTCGCGCAGGCAAAATTGTGTCATCCTGAGCCTGTCGAAGGATGCGGCCGGGCATGCTTCGACAGGCTCAGCATGACACTGCGCTCATGCTTCGACAGGCTCAGCATGACAAGGCGGCTCAGCATGACACGGGCGAGGGCAGGCGGAACGCGTGGGAACGGTGGGTCAAGCAACACAACCTCGCGCGTTAGCCGCGCTGCGCTTCGTCGCGATTCTCGGCGTCGTCAATCTCTTCGCCGATTTCACTTACGAAGGCGGCCGCGGCATCGCCGGTGCGTTTCTCGGTCATCTCGGAGCGAGCGGCGCGGCCGTCGGAGCGGTGGCGGGCGGCGGCGAGCTTGCAGGCTACGCGATCCGTTCGGTAGCGGGTTTAATCGCCGACCGCACGGGATTGTATTGGCTCGACGTCTGGATCGGATATGCGATCAACGTGCTCTGCGTGCCGGCGCTGGCACTCGCCGGAAGCTGGCCGGCTGCGGCGGGACTGCTCATCGGCGAACGGGTCGGACGAGGAATACGTAAGCCCGTGACGGGAGCAATGCTTTCGCAGGCGGGTCAATCGCTCGGCAGCGGGCGCGTCTTCGGAATCAATCAGCTTCTCGACCAAATCGGAGCAACCGCCGGTCCCCTACTGGTCGCATTTGCGCTCGCGCGCGGCGGATTCCATTCCGGGTTCGGCATTCTGATCGTTCCGGCGGTTGCGACACTTGCGTTTCTTGCGATCGCCACGGTCGCCGGACGGAACTTCGTGCCGCAGCACGAGAGTGATAGCGGCCCCACGATTCGCGATCCGCGCGCGTTTCGACGCTATGCCATCGGTGGCGCGCTCATCGCCGCCGGATACGTCGACTTTGCCCTCATCGCATTTCGCTTTCAGCGCGATCATATTGTTACGACCGCGGCGATCTCGATATGGTTTGCCGTCGCTATGGCGGTCGGCGCAACTGCGGCACCACTTTTGGGGCGGCTCTTCGATCGAATCGGCAACCGCGTCGTCGTTATTGCGATCGCGATCGCATCGGCGGCAGCACCGCTGGCGTTTCTTGGACGCGGCGCGGCGGCGCAAGCGGGGGTCGCCCTTTGGGGCGTCGGTAACGCGGTGCAAGATGCATTGCTGCTGGCGCTCGTCGCCGGCGTGCTCGCGCGGCGGCGCCGGGCGACGAGTTTCGGGCTCTACGATCTGGTTTTCGGCGCGGCCTGGTTTGCCGGCAGCGTCGTCGCGGGCGTTTTACTCGATCGTTCGGTTCTCGGGCTTGTCGTGTTTTCGACCTTGCTTCAACTGGTCGCGATACCGTTTTTTGTATCCGGGCAACGGCCCGGCAGCTTGAGCCCAGGCGGAGAGCTCGGCCGCTGATTAACGGAAGCGCCTTTGGGAAATCAGCAACCTATGAAAGCTCTCTTGATAACGTTAACGACAACCGTCGGGATGCTTGCGGCCGGTTCGATGGCGATGGCGCAAGGGGCGCCCCCGCCCGGAGCGCCACCTCCCGATGCCGGTGCTGCCCCAGCGGCCGCGCCCGCCGATACAACGCCCTACACCGACACCGCGTGCGGCACGTGGAACGGCGATGTTTGGACCGCAAACGGAAACTGTCCGACCACCATGTACCGCCATTCGGTCGTTGCCGGAACGATCACGATCGTCAAAGGACATCTCGTGACCCTTCAGCAATCGACCGGCGCCATCGTCATCGACGACTCGGCGGCGCTAAACGATCAAACCACGGGCCGCGTTGCCGTCGGCCGGCAAATTGTTGCGCACGGGTACTGGCGTGGCAACAATTTTTACGCGACGGCAATCACTGGAGGTCAGCCTCCGCCTCAGTAACGCGCAGCCGTTTCGAACTACCGGCGCCGGCGAGTTCCGGAAACCGTGACGCTCACGGGTTTCGAAGCGATGCCATTCGCGACGACGACGAGCGTGCTGGCGCCGGCTGGGGCGTTGCTGGGAACGTCGAAGTTGGTGGAAACCGACTGCGAACCCGTTGCGACGCCCATGGTGCTGTGATCGTGCGTACGAGCGTAATAGACGGTACCGCTTCCGTTATTGGTGATACGAACTAGCGGATAGTTGGTCGCGTTTTGGTACTCGTCGCCGAACGCCATGGCTTGGCTCAAACCATTGAACTGCGTGCCCGTGATCTTATACGTTTGGCCCGCCGTGATGTTCGAGGGAGCGTTGGTGATCGTCGGTGCCCAGCTCGCTTTCGGCGTTCCCTTCGGCGTGTAGATAACGAGGTTGTATCCCGCCATCATGATCTGACCGGTGGGAAGCAAAATCGGCGAGCCGTCTTCTTGCAATCCACTGAGTTCGGTAAAGGTCGAGCCGTTCCACTCGTACGCGTTCCCGCTGTTGCCGAAGATGATCACGTTCCCGCTCGGCTCGAGAACTCCGAAGTTGTCCCCCGCGTTATCGCTGTTGGGAAAATCGGGGCCTGCGGTCCAGGTTCCGGTATTTGAATTGTAGATCGCCGTGTGTCCCGTGCCCGAACCGCTGCCGTTCTGTCCCGATCCGGCGTAGAAGACGGTTCCGTCGGGGCGCAAGATCGACGGGCCGATTTCGCCCGGAGGCATATAACAGTCTTGGGGTTTGGGCCCGTACTGCAAACAGCTATGGAAGGGCGACTTCGACGCGAGGGTGACAATTGTCGAGCCCGCGCTCGTCCACTTACCGGCCGTTGGATTGTAGAGTTCGGAGTTGGGCGCGTCTTTTACGTCGGCCGTGAGGATGTCGCCGTTGGGAAGCAGCGTCCAGCCTTCCTCGGCATTGAAATCGGCCTTGCCTTTGTCGCCGGCGTTCGTCCACTTGAGCGTTTTCGGATCGAGCGTAGCATCCCAGGTGTGCAGCTTGTCGCCGACCGCGACCAGCCCGTTGGGAAGCACGGTTGAAGGCGAATCGCCGATCCATTTCCAGCGATTCGGATGGCCCAACGGCGTCCACGTCATCTTGACGGGATCGTAGACCGCCGCTTTATTGGTGAGCTGCAGCGGATAGTTGCTGCCGCCGCCACCGACGTTGTACTCGCCGCCGATTAAGGCGAATCGCCCGTCGATCATGACGTCCGCCGCGCTGGCGTCGGGCGCGTAGCCCGCTTGAAGCGAGCCAACCTGGGTCCATTTTCCGTTCGCATAGTTGCCGGTCGAATCAGGCACGTAGCGGTAGAACTGGTTCCAAGTCGAACCCGAACCGCTCTGCCCGAGAACCGAACCATCGGTCATCAGCCAAAGCATTTGCATTTGCGTGGGCGGGTTACTCGTAGCCCGCACGATGCTGCCCGGCTGCTGGCCGCGAGCTTCGCTCGACGCCGATGTGCCCGCGCTGGGCAACATCGAATGGCCTCCCGAGCAGCCGGCTGCAGCAATGACGGTGGCGGCCGCAGACATAATCAGGGCCGACTGAATGTACGAACGCAAGACGCGAACCTCCTAAGGCTTAAGCGAGTCTGGGAAAGGCGGACATTTGAGGTCGCAGCCGCTTTTCCCCCTGCGGCTCGCTTACGAGCCTTTTTTCTTGCGCCGCTTGCGATCTTCTTCGATCATTGCGAACGCCTCTTTTCGCGAGCACGTACCCCCGTACTCGATCTTGTTGCCTTCGACGGCTGAATACTCGACGAGAAATCGCTCGATGCCGTCCATCAGATCTTTCGGTACGTCGCTCAATTTTTCATAATCGTCGGTCTTCAAGGTCACGCCGGATTGCTTCTTGGGGCAGGCGACGAGGCGATTGTTGACGACACCGTTCTTCTTGATCAACACTGCGCCGAGAATTCGCACTTCGAGTAGGCAGCCGGGAAACGTGGGCGTGTCGTTGATCACGATGATGTCCGTCGGATCGCCGTCATCGGCCAGCGTTTGCGGAACAAAACCATAATCGTACGGCCACGTCAGTCCTTCGGCTAGGGTCTGTTTGAGCATCATGATGCCGTACTTCGGAACGAAGGCATACTTGTGGCGAATCCTTCCGGGCGTTTCGATAATCGCGTTGACCAGCCGCTCTTTGCCGTTTTCCGCATAGGACGGAATCGCATCGTAGTCGGTGGGATTGATTTTCTGATTGGACACGCAGCCTACGTACCCAATTGAGGGAGGGGCCGCACGCCGGGATGCCAACTTCCAAGGCACGGAGGGATGTCTCGTGCTCACTATGCCCTATCGATCCGTGGTCGCCGGCCTGGTGGCCGTGCTTGCCCTAGGAGTGCCGGCGCCGACGGTCGCGCAGCAAGTAACGGTAACCGTGAACGGACAAGCACTCTATCTCAGTCCGGGTCCAATCGAGCGCGCGGGCCGCGTCTTCGTTCCGCTTCGCGGAATTTTCGAACGACTCGGCGCGGGTGTCGTCTATTCTGCGGGCACGATTAACGCGACGAAAGACAGCACGACGGTCTCGCTGCACATCGGTTTGACCCAGGCGACGGTCAACGGACAAGCTCAGATTCTCGACGTCGCACCGTTCATCATCGGAGCCACGACGTACGTGCCCTTGCGTTTCATCGCGCAATCGCTCGGTGCAAATGTCGGCTATGATGCCTCGACGCGCGTCGTGGCGATTCAAATGGAGGGTGGCGCGCCCCCGCCGATGCCCGCGCCGCGTCCGCCGCGGCCACCGGCACCCCCGCCAATGCCGCCGCCCGGGGTGCGCCTGCGCGCGCAGCAGCCGCAGCCCGACAGCGAGATCCGCAATCGCTTTCCCGTCATCTCGGCGGAGTTCGCGCCACGTGCCGTCGCCGATAGCGTGCGCATATGGCTCGACGGCGCAACGATTACATTGCAGAGCGGTGTCTCGTCGTCGGCCTTTTCCTACAAGCCGCCCGCGCCGCTCAGTTTTGGTTCGCATACGGTTCGGGTCGCCGGACGCGGGCAGGACGGCGTGCCATTCGACCGCGCGTGGTCGTTCCGCGTGCTCCGTTCCGCGGCGCCTTCAATTCCGCTGACCATCTACCAGCCATCGCCGAATGCGGTCGTGGGCGGTGTTTTCGTCGTGCAAGGTAATACCGTCGCGAACGGCCGCGTACGAATTAGTGCGGGCGCCGGTCCAGACGGAACCGGGCAGTTCGCAGGCACGACCACCGCCGGCCCACGCGGCAACTTCAAACTCTCCGTGACGCTTACGATGCTCATGGGTCAGCAGACGGTTACCGTTCGGATCGTCGTCACCGATCCTGCGACATCGGCAACGACCGAGACGACGATGAGGCTACGGCTTAACCGCTAAACGTCGACGTAGCACGGTGTCGCCCGACACCGTGCCGTGCCATAATAGCCACTTAAGAAACGCTTGCTAGCATTAGGCCTTGATGATCTTCGAAGAGGAGAAGGTCGAAGGCTTGATCGTGCAATGCCGGCTGCGCGAGGCAAGTGCGGCGTTGATGCTCGACGGTGCGCCCCGGCGCGCACGCGCCATGGTTTACGCGATGGCCGGAGACGATCGCGGCCTGGCGCGAGTGGTTGATTCGGCGTTGCTCGGTTGTCGCGGCGCTGCTGAAGTCGCCAACTATTACCTCCGGACGGAACTCGAGCCGACCGCCGGCGATCGCTTCGTCACGGCGGTGGTCTTAGCGTGGGCCTCCGACGCGCCCGGCTGTTATGCGGCCCTCGGAGTTGCGCGCGATACGGCCATATCCGAGCGGCGCTTCCATCTTGCCGTTGCGGCGGGCGAACGGCTCGCGCACCACGCGCTGCTCTTCGGCAATCTCGATCTAGCACGCCGTGCGATCGACGAGGCCGTGGGATGTGCGGCCATGTATCGCTTGAACGCATGGTTCCCGCGTTGTTTGGCGATCGCGGCACGGCTCGCGCTCGATGCCGGGGAAAACGAGCAGGCCGGCGAGCTGCTCGAACGTGCCCGCGCCGCTGCAAACTCGCCCGAGGAGATGACGCTCCTTGCGGCCATCGGCGCGCAGTTGGCCATCGAGCTTGGCGACGACGATCTCCTGCGGCGATGGAGCACGCCGGAGATCGTGGAGATGGCGCAGCGGAGCGAGCGTCCCGAGGTTTCGATCTCGGGCACCATCGCTGCATTGCTGGCCGCCGGTGCGCCGGAGCCAAATTCGTCCACTGCCGCGGCGCTACGCCGCGCCCTGTTTCAAGAGGATAGTGCGGCGAATGCGCCGGAGCTTTTCACGATCGTCGCGCACTACGGCGAGCTCGAAGATGCAACGATCGCGGTCAACGCGCTCGGCGCCGCGGTCGCGCCCAATCGTCCCTATCTGCACGCGCATCATCTACTCGCGCGCGCGCACGCGCTCTTGCGAGCCGGCGAACGCCTCGGTTGCGTGGATGCGGCCGGTGACGCCGCCCGCGCCTTCGCGACGATGGGCCTGCGCCGTTGGACGAACGAAGCGATGCGACTACTGGTTTCCCAAGAGCAAGGTTCGCAGCGTCTGCGTGGCCGTCCCAGCGGCGCGGCACTGACCGAGCGAGAGCAGCAGGTCGCGCAGCTGATTCGGCGCGGTGCGCGAAACCGCGAGGTCGCGACCGCGCTGCAGATCAGCGAGCACACTGTCGAGCGTCACGTAAGCTCGATTCTCGGGCGGCT
This Candidatus Eremiobacterota bacterium DNA region includes the following protein-coding sequences:
- a CDS encoding inorganic diphosphatase encodes the protein MSNQKINPTDYDAIPSYAENGKERLVNAIIETPGRIRHKYAFVPKYGIMMLKQTLAEGLTWPYDYGFVPQTLADDGDPTDIIVINDTPTFPGCLLEVRILGAVLIKKNGVVNNRLVACPKKQSGVTLKTDDYEKLSDVPKDLMDGIERFLVEYSAVEGNKIEYGGTCSRKEAFAMIEEDRKRRKKKGS
- a CDS encoding MFS transporter — its product is MGQATQPRALAALRFVAILGVVNLFADFTYEGGRGIAGAFLGHLGASGAAVGAVAGGGELAGYAIRSVAGLIADRTGLYWLDVWIGYAINVLCVPALALAGSWPAAAGLLIGERVGRGIRKPVTGAMLSQAGQSLGSGRVFGINQLLDQIGATAGPLLVAFALARGGFHSGFGILIVPAVATLAFLAIATVAGRNFVPQHESDSGPTIRDPRAFRRYAIGGALIAAGYVDFALIAFRFQRDHIVTTAAISIWFAVAMAVGATAAPLLGRLFDRIGNRVVVIAIAIASAAAPLAFLGRGAAAQAGVALWGVGNAVQDALLLALVAGVLARRRRATSFGLYDLVFGAAWFAGSVVAGVLLDRSVLGLVVFSTLLQLVAIPFFVSGQRPGSLSPGGELGR
- a CDS encoding copper amine oxidase N-terminal domain-containing protein yields the protein MLTMPYRSVVAGLVAVLALGVPAPTVAQQVTVTVNGQALYLSPGPIERAGRVFVPLRGIFERLGAGVVYSAGTINATKDSTTVSLHIGLTQATVNGQAQILDVAPFIIGATTYVPLRFIAQSLGANVGYDASTRVVAIQMEGGAPPPMPAPRPPRPPAPPPMPPPGVRLRAQQPQPDSEIRNRFPVISAEFAPRAVADSVRIWLDGATITLQSGVSSSAFSYKPPAPLSFGSHTVRVAGRGQDGVPFDRAWSFRVLRSAAPSIPLTIYQPSPNAVVGGVFVVQGNTVANGRVRISAGAGPDGTGQFAGTTTAGPRGNFKLSVTLTMLMGQQTVTVRIVVTDPATSATTETTMRLRLNR
- a CDS encoding peptide ABC transporter substrate-binding protein, which encodes MRALFALALLAALAGCTRVQQRGAGHNPWTIPGVLRIAQREDPDNLNLLLGTETVDIDISAFWGAYLFRWSDRSELVPELAVVEPTHENGGISRDGLRVTYHLRRNVRWQDGAPFDADDVIYTWQQMLNPRNLIVSRVGYDVISRIDRLDAHTIVVHLKRRFAPFVNTFFAPANHPDVILPKHLLARYPDINRLAYNGLPIGTGPFRIVAYDRNARVEMVANDAYWRGPPRLRRIDFRIVGSDETILTQLQSHDIDFFYRAPESLAPELHGIPGARIVTTPIDRFTDVGLNASIPGLNDVRVRRALAYAIDKPTLVNKVMHGVAVTGDSLHPPFSWAYNPDVARYPYDPARAAALLARAGWPPGKLHLTLVSFTGSNTMTAAEALIQEEWGRAGVVVTIKNFPSGKLYATAGAGGIEQSGKFDAALENWENGTDPDDSILIMCSMAPPNGWNIYHFCSAELDAAERTALSTYDRALRAAAYRRIQRIVSEQLPFIVLWYQMQLDAINTDLREYRPAHAVTPFWNVWQWSI
- a CDS encoding helix-turn-helix transcriptional regulator, which translates into the protein MMIFEEEKVEGLIVQCRLREASAALMLDGAPRRARAMVYAMAGDDRGLARVVDSALLGCRGAAEVANYYLRTELEPTAGDRFVTAVVLAWASDAPGCYAALGVARDTAISERRFHLAVAAGERLAHHALLFGNLDLARRAIDEAVGCAAMYRLNAWFPRCLAIAARLALDAGENEQAGELLERARAAANSPEEMTLLAAIGAQLAIELGDDDLLRRWSTPEIVEMAQRSERPEVSISGTIAALLAAGAPEPNSSTAAALRRALFQEDSAANAPELFTIVAHYGELEDATIAVNALGAAVAPNRPYLHAHHLLARAHALLRAGERLGCVDAAGDAARAFATMGLRRWTNEAMRLLVSQEQGSQRLRGRPSGAALTEREQQVAQLIRRGARNREVATALQISEHTVERHVSSILGRLGLRSRWQIADPRKDAEH
- a CDS encoding creatininase family protein; its protein translation is MARKYRYGEMTWPEVKAVAATPCVAIVPIATLEDHGLHLPIDTDLLLCSSVCELAASRAADRTVLVPPINHGYSPHHMDFPGAITIDAHTLIDYGLDVCKSLVHHGFRRILVVNGHGSNAPFIDIIARLCVVQTDALAAAVSYWAAPGVRAVADSLRESEPIGGMNHACEFETSLYLALRPDLVDMNQAVAELSHRPSKNYWTDLVAGEGPLIMMEHWSQLSESGVMGDPTKATAQKGRALLDAAANGIVELVDELLAREIRPRTDHH